One Planifilum fimeticola DNA segment encodes these proteins:
- a CDS encoding PadR family transcriptional regulator, translating to MSLRSQILKGILEGCILSVISRRPVYGYELAETLKRYGLVVSEGSIYPALMRLSKEGLIQGTMRKSPSGPNRKYYTLTEKGTEVLISFKQDWRDVMRSVERLLQEGQHDE from the coding sequence ATGTCTCTTCGCAGTCAGATTCTCAAGGGGATTTTGGAAGGGTGCATTCTGTCCGTCATCAGTCGCCGGCCGGTCTATGGGTATGAGCTGGCCGAGACCTTGAAGCGATACGGACTGGTTGTGAGTGAAGGATCTATCTACCCCGCCTTGATGCGGCTGTCGAAGGAGGGGCTGATCCAGGGAACGATGCGCAAGTCGCCCAGCGGACCCAATCGCAAATATTACACGTTGACGGAAAAGGGAACGGAAGTTCTGATCTCTTTCAAGCAGGATTGGCGGGATGTCATGCGGTCGGTTGAAAGACTTCTACAGGAGGGGCAGCACGATGAATGA